GCGAGACCAAGCGGAGGGGGATCCGGACGGCGGCGGCGCCTGGGCGCGACAGGACAGTTGTCGGCGCCACCGCCGCCCGGGGTCTGAGGGGACTCAAGGGCGTCACCCCTGCGGGGCGGGTTCGAACTCCTTGACGGCGTCGATGTCCGGGCCGTGCGGGGTGTTCGCCTCCCGCTCGATCATGATCTCGACCAGCACCGGCCGCGAGGTCGACACGGCCTCCTTGCGGGCCCATTCGACGGCCGGACGGATGTCCGCGGGTTCCACCACCCGGCGGCCCGAACAGCCGTAGGCCTGCATGAGCTTGACGTTGTCCGTACCGGTCTCGTCGTAGTGGATGTCGACCTGGTAGTTCATGCCGTAGCCGATCGAGGCCTGCCGGATGAGGCCCAGGTACTCGTTGTTCAGCATGATCAGCACAAAGGGCACGTCGTACTGGGCCGCGACCGCCAGCTCCTCGACCATGTACTGGAAGCCGTAGTCGCCGACGATGCCGACGACCTCGGTGTCGCCCCGCCCCATGCCCTCCAGTGCCTTCTTCACCCCGATCGCGGCCGGGATCTCCCAACCGAGCGGGCCGGCCTGGCCGCACACCTGGTAGTGACGAGGCAGGTGCGCCTTCTGATGCTGGCCGCCCCAGATCTGGTAGAGGCCGATGGCGGTGACGAAGTACGTGTCCTCACCGAAGACCGCGTTGATCTCCTGGTAGACCCTCGGCGCCTTGACCGGGACCGTGTCGAAGTCCTCGCGCCGGACCAGGGTCCGCTTGAGCTCCCGGCAGCGCTCGACCCACGCGCCGACGTCGGCGCGCACCCCGCGGGCCCTGGCGGCCTCCAGCAGGGCCGCGAGGAAGAGCCGCGCGTCCGAGACGATGCCGAGGTCCGGCTCGATGACCCTGCCGAGCTGGGTGGGCTCGATGTCGACGTGCACGAACGTCCGGTCGCCCTTGTACGTCGCGAGGTTCGCCCCCGTGTGGCGGTCGCCGAAGCGGGCGCCGACGGCGAGCACGAAGTCCGACTCCAGGAAGGAGGCGTTGGCGTAGCGCTGCGAGGTCTGGATGCCGGTGGTGCCGAGGTTCAGCTCGTGGTCGTCCTCGATGACGCCCTTGCCCATGAGGGTGACCTGGAACGGCACCCGCAGATGCTCCACCAGCGCGCGCAGCTCGGCCGACGCGTCGGCGAGGATCACCCCGCCGCCGGCGAGGACCAGCGGCCGCTCGGCGGCCAGCAGCAGATCGAGGGCGGCCTCGACGCGGGGCGCGTGCGGCACGACGGCGGGCACCGGCAGGCGGGTGTCGAGAGCGGGGTCGTAGAGGATCTCGCGGCGGGCGATGTCGACGGGGACGTCGATCAGGACCGGCCCCGGGCGCCCCTCGCGGGCGATCCGGAACGCCTCCCGGAAGGCCCACGGGATCTGCGCGGCCTCCTTGATCTGTACGGCCCACTTGGTGACGGGCCGCGCGATCTCCACGATGTCGACCGCCTGGAACGCCTCCTGGTGCAGCTTGGTGGAGACCGCCTGGCCGGTGACGCAGAGCATCGGGACCGAGTCGGCGAGCGCGGTGTACAGGCCGGTGACGAGATTGGTGCCGCCGGGGCCCGAGGTGGCGAGGGCCACGCCGACGCGCCCGTTGGTGCGGGCCCAGCCGTCGGCCATGTGGGTCGCGCCCTCCTCGTGCCGGACGGTGAGGTGCTCGATCCCGCCGACCACCTCCATCGCCTTGTACAGCGGCAGGATCGCGGCGCCGGGGCAGCCGAAGGCGATGTCGACGCCCTCGTCCTTCATGATGTGCACCGCCGCCTCCATGGCGGGGATCCGCACGGCGCTCACGACGCGGGCCCCGACAGCCGCTCGACACCGCGCAGCAGCGCCGAGTGGTCGAGCCCGCCGTCCCCCTGGGCGCGGGCCGCGCCGACCAGGGTGGCCACCACCCCGCCGACCGGCAGGGCGGCGCCGACGGCGCGGGCCGCGTCGGTGACGATGCCCATGTCCTTGTGGTGCAGCTCGATCCGGAAGCCCGGCGCGAAGTCGCGGCCCAGGAAGTTGTGTTTCTTGCGGGTCAGTACGGCCGACCCGGCGAGGCCGCCGTTCAGCACCTCCAGCGCGGCGCCGAGGTCGACCCCGGACTTCTCCAGGAAGACCACGGCCTCGGCGCAGGCCTGGATGTTGACCGCGACGATCAGTTGGTTGGCGGCCTTGACGGTCTGTCCGGCGCCGTGCGGGCCGCAGTGCACGACGGTCGTGCCGAGGGCGTCGAGGACGGGCCGGGCGGCGTCGAAGTCGGCCCGGTCGCCCCCGACCATGACCGACAGAACGCCCTCGACGGCCCCCGCCTCGCCGCCGGAGACCGGGGCGTCCAGGACCCGCAGGCCCCGGCCGGCCGCGGCGGCGGCCTCGGCCAGCTCCACGGAGGTCCGCGGGGTGATGGACGACATGTCGATCAGCAGCGCCCCGTCCCGGGCGTGGGCGAGGATGCCGTCCTCGCCGTAGGCGACGGCCTCGACCTGGGGGGAGGCGGGGACCATGGTGATGACGACGTCGGCGTCCCGGACGGCCTCGGCGACGGAGGCGGCGGCGGTGCCGCCCGCCGCGGCGAGCCGGTCGAGCTTGTCCTTTTCGAGGGTGAAACCGGTGACGCGGTAGCCGGCCTTGACGAGGTTCTCGGACATGGGCGAGCCCATGATGCCGAGGCCTATCCAGGCGACGGCGGGCAGCGGGGTGTTGCTCATGGCGTCCTCTCGATGAGGTGCGGTGAGGTGGGATGGGGGCGTTCGGCGCGCGCCGCGGCGGGGTCAGCCCGTGCGGTGCAGCCAGCCGAACGCGTCCGCGCTCGGCCCGTCCGGCTTGTACTCGAGGCCGATCCACCCGTCGTAGCCGGCCTTCCGCAGACGGTCGAGCAGCTCGGTGAAGTCGAGCCCGCCGGTGCCGGGCGCGCCGCGGCCCGGGTCGTCCGCGATCTGCACATGGCCGGTCCGGCCGGCGTAGCGGTCGATGGCCTCGGGCAGGTCCTCGCCGCTCCTCGACAGGTGGTACAGGTCCATCAGGAACCGGGCGTTGCCGAGGCCGGTCGCGGCGTTGACCCGGTC
The window above is part of the Streptomyces syringium genome. Proteins encoded here:
- the gcl gene encoding glyoxylate carboligase, yielding MEAAVHIMKDEGVDIAFGCPGAAILPLYKAMEVVGGIEHLTVRHEEGATHMADGWARTNGRVGVALATSGPGGTNLVTGLYTALADSVPMLCVTGQAVSTKLHQEAFQAVDIVEIARPVTKWAVQIKEAAQIPWAFREAFRIAREGRPGPVLIDVPVDIARREILYDPALDTRLPVPAVVPHAPRVEAALDLLLAAERPLVLAGGGVILADASAELRALVEHLRVPFQVTLMGKGVIEDDHELNLGTTGIQTSQRYANASFLESDFVLAVGARFGDRHTGANLATYKGDRTFVHVDIEPTQLGRVIEPDLGIVSDARLFLAALLEAARARGVRADVGAWVERCRELKRTLVRREDFDTVPVKAPRVYQEINAVFGEDTYFVTAIGLYQIWGGQHQKAHLPRHYQVCGQAGPLGWEIPAAIGVKKALEGMGRGDTEVVGIVGDYGFQYMVEELAVAAQYDVPFVLIMLNNEYLGLIRQASIGYGMNYQVDIHYDETGTDNVKLMQAYGCSGRRVVEPADIRPAVEWARKEAVSTSRPVLVEIMIEREANTPHGPDIDAVKEFEPAPQG
- a CDS encoding 2-hydroxy-3-oxopropionate reductase: MSNTPLPAVAWIGLGIMGSPMSENLVKAGYRVTGFTLEKDKLDRLAAAGGTAAASVAEAVRDADVVITMVPASPQVEAVAYGEDGILAHARDGALLIDMSSITPRTSVELAEAAAAAGRGLRVLDAPVSGGEAGAVEGVLSVMVGGDRADFDAARPVLDALGTTVVHCGPHGAGQTVKAANQLIVAVNIQACAEAVVFLEKSGVDLGAALEVLNGGLAGSAVLTRKKHNFLGRDFAPGFRIELHHKDMGIVTDAARAVGAALPVGGVVATLVGAARAQGDGGLDHSALLRGVERLSGPAS